The sequence AGGGTTTGGACCTGAGAGAAAGTAAACACCCGTTCGGGTAACTTCATGGCGTTTCAGTAAGTGGGGCAGGTTGATCCTTGGTGCGGAGATAATATGTCCAGTCCAATTCATTATCTCGGCAGTAATAATTCCAGTAGGTGTACCATCTACAAGGAACAATCTGATACTTCTGCCCATAGCCATAAGATGTGCATGCCTTTGCTAATGCGTGTATAGGTAGCTTTAGTTTAAGCTTATTCGTTTAATGGCTGTCAAAAGAAAACCCGGCATTCGCAAATGCCGGGTTTTCCTGAATGCATGTCTGGGTGTAGATCAGATTTCCGGGAACCAGGCCCCGAGAACACCGAATTCTTCAAGCTTGGAGACAATCGCCTCGGCTGCTTCTTCGGCGGTTTGATCGGATGTGTTGACCGTGATCTCGGCGTTTTCAGGTCGCTCATAGGGGCTGTCGATCCCGGTGAAGTTCGCGATCTCGCCGGCACGGGCCTTTTTATAAAGCCCCTTAACATCGCGCTGTTCGCAGACTTCAAGCGGGGTGTCGATAAACACTTCGATGAACTCGTCTTTCTCAACAAGGCTGCGCGCCAGTTGGCGTTCGCTTTTGAACGGCGAGATGAAGGATACCAGTGTGATCACGCCGGCATCGACAAACAGCTTGGCGGTTTCACCAACACGGCGGATGTTTTCCACCCGATCGGCATCGGTAAAGCCAAGATCCTTGTTCAGGCCATGACGGACATTGTCGCCATCAAGGGTGTAGGTATGTTTGCCAAGGGCATGGAGCTTTTTCTCAACCAGGTTGGCAACGGTGGATTTGCCCGCACCCGACAGGCCGGTGAACCACAGAATGACCGATTTCTGGCCTTTCTGATAGGCACGTGCCCCCTTGTTGATGTCCATTTCCTGCCATTTGATGTTGGTCGCACGACGCAGGGAATGGTTGACCATGCCCGCCCCAACGGTGGCGTTGGTAAAGCGGTCAATAATGATGAAGCGGCCCGAATGACGGTTCTGATCATAGGGATCGAACGCCAACGCCTTGTCGGCCGAGATATTGGCAATTCCGACTTCATTAAGCTCAAGCGTCTTGCCCGCCACATGTTCAAGCGTGTTGACATTGACCTTGTATTTAAGGTCGCTGATCTGCGCATTGGCAACCTGTGCGCCCATCTTGATCAGATAGGGACGGCCGGGCAGAAGATGATCTTCGTGCATCCAGATGATGCGGGCTTCGAACTGATCGGCAAAGTCGGGCTTGGCATCCGCATGCGCCAAAACGTCACCACGCGAAATATCGATTTCATCTTCAAGGGTCAGCGTAATCGCCTGACCTGCAATGGCCTCGTTAAGGTTGCCATCAAAGGTGACGATGTCCTTGACCTTGCTGGTCTGGCCCGATGCGGTCACGATAACCTCGTCACCCGGTTTGACGCGGCCTGATGAAATGGTGCCGGAAAAGCCCCGGAAATCAAGGTTCGGGCGGTTGACCCACTGCACAGGCAAACGGAACGGCTTTTCAATCGCATCCTGTTCGACCTGCACATCTTCAAGATGGGCCAGAAGCGTCGGGCCGGAATACCAGGGCGTGTTCGCGCTCGGCTCGATCATGTTATCGCCACGAAGCGCTGAAAGCGGGATCGCGGTGATCGAGCTATAGTTCAGCTGCTCGGCGAATTTCAGATACTCGGCAACGATCTGATCAAACTTGGATTGGTCGTAGTCGATCAGGTCCATCTTGTTGACCGCCAGCACCACATGCTTGATGCCCAGAAGAGATGTGATGAAGCTGTGACGGCGGGTCTGGGTCAGAATGCCCTTACGCGCATCAATCAGGATCACGGCAACATCGGCGGTCGAGGCACCGGTTGCCATATTACGGGTATATTGTTCGTGGCCGGGGGTATCGGCGACGATGAATTTGCGCTTGTCGGTCGAGAAGAAGCGATAAGCAACATCAATGGTGATGCCCTGTTCGCGTTCGGCCTGCAAACCATCAAGCAGCAAGGCGAAATCAATCTCGCCCCCTTGGGTGCCAACCTTGCGACTATCTGATTCAAGGGCGGCCAGTTGATCTTCAAAAATCAGTTTGGAATCCCAAAGCAGACGCCCGATCAGGGTCGATTTGCCATCATCCACGCTGCCGCAAGTGATGAAACGCAGAAGGCTTTTTTCTTCCTGGGCCTTGAGGTAACCAAGAATGTCTTCAGCAATCAGGTCAGATTTATGGGACATCAGAAATAACCTTCCTGCTTCTTCTTCTCCATCGACCCGGCCTGGTCGTGGTCAATCATGCGGCCCTGACGTTCGCTTGAACGGGTCAGAAGCATTTCCTGGATAATCTCGGGCAGGGTGGCTGCCTCGGACTCAACGGCACCCGTCAGCGGGTAACAGCCAAGGGTCCTGAAACGCACCGATTTCATTTCCGGCGTTTCGCCCGGATTAAGCGGCATACGGTCGTCATCGACCATGATCAGCATGCCGTCGCGTTCGACCACCGGACGTTTGGCGGAATAATACAACGGCACAATCGGGATCTGCTCAAGATAGATATATTGCCAGATATCAAGCTCGGTCCAGTTCGAGATCGGGAAAGCACGGATGCTTTCGCCCTTGTTGATCCGGGCGTTATAGATATCCCACAATTCCGGGCGCTGGTTTTTCGGATCCCAGCGGTGGGTTTCGGTCCGGAAGGAAAACACGCGTTCCTTGGCACGTGCCTTTTCCTCGTCACGCCGCGCACCGCCAAAGGCTGCATCGAACTTGTATTTGTTCAGCGCCTGTTTGAGCGATTCCGTCTTCATGACATCGGTATGCAGGCTGGAGCCATGGGTGAACGGGCCAATGCCGCGTTCCACACCGTCCTGATTGATATGGACAATCAGATCAAAGCCGTATTCAGCCGCCATCCGGTCGCGAAATTCGATCATTTCGCGGAATTTCCAGGTGGTATCGACATGCATCAATGGAAAGGGCGGCGGGGCCGGGTAAAACGCCTTGCGCGCCAGATGCAGCAAAACCGATGAATCCTTGCCGATGGAATAAAGCATCACCGGCCGCTCGAACGATGCCGCCACCTCGCGGATGATGTGGATACTCTCTGCCTCAAGCTGGCGGAGATGGGTCAGATTAGGCTGCATTCTCTTTCCTGCCGATCAATCATAACTGTGGCAATCAACACATAAATTAGTGTTTATAAAAGTATTTCACTTAGCTTTGATGGGTAATATGGAACGCCCCGCAACGCAAGTGTGATTTCTATTTTTACACAAAATTTTGTAGTCGAATGATCATCAACACCTTTAATAGTGTTTAATATATCTGCTGCATTTGTAAAAGCCAACCGATCTATCAGCCACACGTTTTCAGGCTGCTCAGAGGGAGGGGAACTACCTCTGGTGGATAGGTGTGATGAGGGTCACAGGAAAGTCCAGGCGCAGAAAAGTAGTGTGACAGCGAGGGAATTTAACTTTAACGGGGCTGGGCAGATATGAAATTCGACATCACGATCTGGGGCGAGGCAAGGGATGTAATCCGCAAAAATCTTTTCATTTTTGCTGCTGTCGTTGCGACATTATGGCTACTGGATATCGCTATTTATGCAGTGAAACCTGAAGCAGACCCCCCCCAGTTGCCTACTTATATCGTTGGTGCTTATCTGGCCATAGCCTGTCATATGACCATTTTGCGTAACGTGAGCGGATTTACCGCCGTAGGGGCGCTTCAGAAATGGGCGTTCTTCAAGTTTTGCATGCGTGGATTGGCTATTGTTGCTGTCACGCTGATCCCCGCACTGTTTGTGATGGTTCCGCTTTTTGGGGTGCCCGAAATAAAGGCGGCCAGTGAAGAAGCTAGATATGTTCTGGTATTTTCTGTTGTGCTGGTATTTTACGGGCTTGGAATGCTGGTCGTACTTAGTCTGGTCGGAACTTGGCTGCCTGCTGCAATCGTTGCTGATGGATCTTCGTTAAAGCGTGCTTTTGCGCGTGGCCGCAAAACCATTGGTTATGTCGCAACACGTTTGATTGTCGGACCCGGCGCGAATATCGTGTTATTTTTGGCAACGATCTTCGTGTTGCCAGCGCAGTTTTCCGTTGCGATACGCACCTACACCATTCAGGTCGGTGAACTCAATTTCGTTCCCTTCGATATTGCCGTAAACGGTTTTGGGTACTTGGTCTGGGCAACTGGCATCGTATTGGTTGCCGTTGTTCTTTCGCGTGCCTATCAGCTGGGTGAGGCCCGTTTAGCAGGTGCCAGCCAACAAAAAGTCGAGCTTGAACAGGTAGAGGCAATCTGAGATGGCGCGAGAACACGATGCAGCCCTACATGGCAAAAAGCAGCCGGGCATCTGGAAAACCAGTTTTGTGGCGCTTTCGCAATGTTGGGGTAGTTCTGTAATTGTCGCGATTTTGATGCTTGGTCTTGTCTTTTGGCAGATGGTTGGACCTTTTTCGGGGCAGGTTTACGTCATCTTTTTGCTTGGGCTTGTCATATGGGGATATTTTGCTTTGTCCCTGTTCGGTTGGTTGCTGAGTGGCTGTTCGAGCATTGTGATATTCAAGGAAATCGATAAGTCGCGGGTAAGACGCTTTTTCGGGCGTTACCTTGTACTGCAAGTCATTGACACTTTACCCTCATCATTGACGTCGCTTGTTCTCACTGGCCATTTCCTTTTGTCGCCAGTGGATATGGTCAATAACGCGAACCTCGCTGCTGTTGGCATTTCCAGCATTGCCACCTTTGCGGTTCTTTGGATCGTTCTTGTTTTCTTTGCGACATTGCTGCCTGCTGCCCTCGTTGGAGATGGCAGTGGAGTGAGACGTGCTGTTGCACGAGGGCGGAAGACTGTGTGGTACGTTACCAGCAGGCTTCTGCTGGGCCCATTGCTGATGCTGCTTCTTGGTTCGATGATTGTGAATCTGGTGCAGACAGTTGGCGGAGAACCTATGATCTCAAGTGATGGAGCGCTGGTTGTAAATACAACCTCGGTCATAGCAATGGTCATTAGCAGCCTTCAATTTATTGTCGTCGTTGCCATGATTGCCGTGATCGTATCGCGTGCCTACAAACTTGGTGAGGCGCGGTTGCTAAAAACGGATAAACAAAACGAAGAGATCGCATCAGAATACGCTGTGTAAAACATTAAATTCAGGTTGAGCTCTGGGCGGCTGCGCAGCGCCTTAGTTTGTCTGCTGGGGCTGATTGGTTTTGCTCTATTTGACAGGCTAGGCTGGGTTTTTGGCATTTCAGCCAAGAACGATCCAGATGCATTGACCAGATACCCCATTCATCGCCATATCAATCGCACGCAATTGCGGCGGCGATATGTGGGGGGTGATGAACGCACAAGCACAGCCATTCAAAAACTGGATTGTTCAGGATGGTATGGCCCTGATGTGGCAGGGGCGGGGCATTGTTGCCATTTCGGTGCTGCTGACAGTTCTGATCAGCGGGCTTGGCGCTGTCATGCCCGGCCCGGCATTGCTGGACGCTGAAGGCACGCCAAGTCTGATCGGTGCGATCTGGCAAGTCATTTGGTTTGCGATTTATGCCATTCCGCTGCTCCCTGTTGCCTATGTCAGCCACATCGCCG is a genomic window of Thalassospira sp. ER-Se-21-Dark containing:
- the cysN gene encoding sulfate adenylyltransferase subunit CysN, translating into MSHKSDLIAEDILGYLKAQEEKSLLRFITCGSVDDGKSTLIGRLLWDSKLIFEDQLAALESDSRKVGTQGGEIDFALLLDGLQAEREQGITIDVAYRFFSTDKRKFIVADTPGHEQYTRNMATGASTADVAVILIDARKGILTQTRRHSFITSLLGIKHVVLAVNKMDLIDYDQSKFDQIVAEYLKFAEQLNYSSITAIPLSALRGDNMIEPSANTPWYSGPTLLAHLEDVQVEQDAIEKPFRLPVQWVNRPNLDFRGFSGTISSGRVKPGDEVIVTASGQTSKVKDIVTFDGNLNEAIAGQAITLTLEDEIDISRGDVLAHADAKPDFADQFEARIIWMHEDHLLPGRPYLIKMGAQVANAQISDLKYKVNVNTLEHVAGKTLELNEVGIANISADKALAFDPYDQNRHSGRFIIIDRFTNATVGAGMVNHSLRRATNIKWQEMDINKGARAYQKGQKSVILWFTGLSGAGKSTVANLVEKKLHALGKHTYTLDGDNVRHGLNKDLGFTDADRVENIRRVGETAKLFVDAGVITLVSFISPFKSERQLARSLVEKDEFIEVFIDTPLEVCEQRDVKGLYKKARAGEIANFTGIDSPYERPENAEITVNTSDQTAEEAAEAIVSKLEEFGVLGAWFPEI
- the cysD gene encoding sulfate adenylyltransferase subunit CysD yields the protein MQPNLTHLRQLEAESIHIIREVAASFERPVMLYSIGKDSSVLLHLARKAFYPAPPPFPLMHVDTTWKFREMIEFRDRMAAEYGFDLIVHINQDGVERGIGPFTHGSSLHTDVMKTESLKQALNKYKFDAAFGGARRDEEKARAKERVFSFRTETHRWDPKNQRPELWDIYNARINKGESIRAFPISNWTELDIWQYIYLEQIPIVPLYYSAKRPVVERDGMLIMVDDDRMPLNPGETPEMKSVRFRTLGCYPLTGAVESEAATLPEIIQEMLLTRSSERQGRMIDHDQAGSMEKKKQEGYF